In Bordetella genomosp. 10, the genomic window GTGACCGTGCGGCTGGGCCTGATGGCGCTGGCGTTCACGCTGCTGCTGTCGATCCCGCTCGGCGTGCTGGCGGCGCTGCGGCCCAACACGCTGGTCGACCGTTTCGCGCTGTGGCTGGCGGTGGCGGGGCAGGCCGTGCCGTCCTTCGTCTTCGCCATGCTGCTGATCTTCGTCTTCGCGGTGACCTTGCGCTGGCTGCCCGTGTCGGGCGGCTCGACCTGGCTGCATTTCGTGCTGCCGGCGGTGGCGCTGGGCTATAACGCGGCGCCCGCCATCATGCGCCTGACCCGATCCGGCATGATCGAGGCCTTGCAGTCGGACCACGTGCGCACGGCGCGCGCCTACGGCCTGTCGCGCTGGCGCGTGGTGCTGCGCCACGCCTTGCGGCACGCCATCATCCCGGTGGTGTCGCTGGCGGCCGTGCAACTGGGCTACATGCTGGGCGGCTCCATCGTCATCGAAACGGTGTTCTCGCTCAAGGGCCTGGGCTATCTGGCCTGGCAGTCCATCCAGCGCTCCGACATCGAGGTGGTGCAGGCCATCCTGCTGGCGATCGCGGTGGTGTACGCGCTGCTGACCTTGCTGGCGGACCTGCTGAACGCGGCGCTGGACCCGCGCATCCGGATTTCCTGAGATGAATATGCAAGCATCCACGCCGGCGATCGCGCCGCCGCCGACCGCGGCGGCGGCCGCGACGCGCCTCCTGTCGCCGCGCCAGGCCGCCGTGCGCCGCGCGTTGCGGCACGGCGGGTTCTGGTTCGGCGGAGGCATCCTGCTGATCATCGTTTTCTGCGCCGTCTGCGCACCGCTGCTGACCTCGGCCGATCCCGCCTTGCAGGATCTGAGCCAGCGCCTGATTCCGCCGGTGTGGTCGCCCAAGGGTAGCTGGGCGCACCTGCTGGGCACCGATGCGTTGGGCCGCGACTATTTCGCCCGGCTGCTGTACGGCGCGCGCATTTCCCTGGTGGTCGGCGTCCTGACCGTGCTCGTCTCGGGCGCGGTGGGCACGGCGCTGGGCGTGGCCGCCGGCTATTGGGGCGGGCGGATCGACCTGGCGGTGAACTTCATCCTCACCATCCGCCTGACCTTGCCGGTGGTGCTGGTGGCCCTGGTGGTTGTGGCGGTGGTGGGCAACTCGCTGCCCCTGCTGATCCTGGTCATCGGGCTGCTGCTGTGGGACCGCTTCGCCGTCGTCACGCGCAGCGCCACCCAACTGCTCGCCGGCCGCGAGTTCGTCGGCGCCGCGCGCGCCATCGGCAGTTCGACGCCGCGCATCCTGTTCAAGGAAATCCTGCCCAACCTGACGGGGCCGCTGGTGGT contains:
- a CDS encoding ABC transporter permease — encoded protein: MLSYAVKRLLVTLAVVAVVSVVAFSLVHLSGDPAVAMAGENATQQDVENIRKVYGFDRPLAEQYFNWVGRVLHGDFGRSFYLRTPVQPVLAEYAPVTVRLGLMALAFTLLLSIPLGVLAALRPNTLVDRFALWLAVAGQAVPSFVFAMLLIFVFAVTLRWLPVSGGSTWLHFVLPAVALGYNAAPAIMRLTRSGMIEALQSDHVRTARAYGLSRWRVVLRHALRHAIIPVVSLAAVQLGYMLGGSIVIETVFSLKGLGYLAWQSIQRSDIEVVQAILLAIAVVYALLTLLADLLNAALDPRIRIS
- a CDS encoding ABC transporter permease, which codes for MQASTPAIAPPPTAAAAATRLLSPRQAAVRRALRHGGFWFGGGILLIIVFCAVCAPLLTSADPALQDLSQRLIPPVWSPKGSWAHLLGTDALGRDYFARLLYGARISLVVGVLTVLVSGAVGTALGVAAGYWGGRIDLAVNFILTIRLTLPVVLVALVVVAVVGNSLPLLILVIGLLLWDRFAVVTRSATQLLAGREFVGAARAIGSSTPRILFKEILPNLTGPLVVVASIEMAHAILLEATLSFLGLGVQPPLFTWGLMIAEAKNQLMFRPYLIAVPGAALVLLVLAINMLGDALRDATAPEGRA